The Limnospira fusiformis SAG 85.79 genomic interval AAATAATCGCAGAAATCGTGGCATTTATCAACCCAACCATAGGGAAGGTCGGCGGCGACTCCACCAATGCGGAAGTAGTTGTTATTAACCATGCGATAGCCAGTAGCAGCTTCCCAAAGGTCATAAATCATTTCCCTTTCCCGGAAGATGTAGAAGAAGGGAGTTTGCGCCCCTAAATCTGCCAGAAATGGTCCTAACCAGAGTAAATGATTGGCGATCCGGTTTAACTCTAACATGATTACCCGGATGTACTGGGCACGTTTGGGAACCTCAATATTAGCCAGCATTTCCGGGGCGTTGACTGTTACCGCTTCATTGAACATCCCGGCGGCATAATCCCAACGGCTAACGTAGGGAACATACATGACATTAGTCCGGTTTTCGGCGATTTTTTCCATGCCCCGATGTAGGTAGCCGATGACTGGCTCACAGTCTACTACATCCTCGCCATCAAGGGTGACAATTAGCCTCAACACTCCGTGCATGGAGGGGTGATGAGGTCCCATGTTGATGACCATGGGTTCGGTGCGAGTTTCGATTCTGCTCATATCGTTTTTGATCGCGCTAGAGTTTATGATGGTCTTATAGTCTCGTCAAATCTGCGTAACTTGCCGATTAATTTGAGTTTCCTTTAACTGATTATAGGTATTTTGGGGTGTCTGAGAAAGGTAGAGATTTGGATAATGTGGAATTCGGTGGGAAATTTGTCCATATTCCGGTTCTGGGGCGGGAGTTAATTGAGGGGTTAGCAGTCCAGGAGGGTGGTCACTATCTCGATGCTACGGTTGGCGGCGGGGGACATACAAGGATGATTTTTCAAGCAGCCCCTAATGTGCGAGTGACAGCCATTGACCGTGATTTAGAAGCGATCGCCGCTGCCAAGTCCATGTTAATGGATACTATCGGTAATTGTGGCGCGCGCCTGAAATTTTGGCACGGAAACTTTAGCCAATATCCATCGAGTCCCTCACAATTTGACGGCATCATAGCCGATTTAGGGGTGAACTCCCATCAACTCGATACCCCAGGACGAGGATTTAGTTTCCGTCATTGTGGACCATTAGATATGCGAATGAACCCACAAGACCCCCTCAGCGCCGCCGAAATCATTAACACCTGGGACGAAAAACAACTGGCTGACATCTTTTATACCTACGGCGAAGAAAGGCTATCTCGGCGCATAGCAAGGCAGATTGTCGAAAAACGCCCCTTTCAGACCACCGAACACCTCGCTAATGCGATCGCCAATTGTGTACCCTCCAAGTACCGTTATGGGCGAATACACCCAGCTACCAGAGTTTTTCAAGCCCTACGCATAGCCGTTAACGGAGAACTAACCGCCCTAGAAACCTTCCTAGAAACCGCCCCCACCTGGCTCAAACCCCGAGGACGTATCGGCATCATCAGTTTCCACAGCCTAGAGGACAGACCAGTTAAACACGGATTTCGCCATCATCCCCTACTGAAAGTCTTAACCAAAAAACCCATAACTCCCCAGCCAGATGAAATTAACCAAAATCCTCGCGCCCGTTCCGCTAAACTTAGATTAGCCGAAAGAAGTGCAAGTCAGCACCCCCGGCTGAAGCACGGGGGCTTCGTGCCCCCCTTTCAG includes:
- the rsmH gene encoding 16S rRNA (cytosine(1402)-N(4))-methyltransferase RsmH, translated to MSEKGRDLDNVEFGGKFVHIPVLGRELIEGLAVQEGGHYLDATVGGGGHTRMIFQAAPNVRVTAIDRDLEAIAAAKSMLMDTIGNCGARLKFWHGNFSQYPSSPSQFDGIIADLGVNSHQLDTPGRGFSFRHCGPLDMRMNPQDPLSAAEIINTWDEKQLADIFYTYGEERLSRRIARQIVEKRPFQTTEHLANAIANCVPSKYRYGRIHPATRVFQALRIAVNGELTALETFLETAPTWLKPRGRIGIISFHSLEDRPVKHGFRHHPLLKVLTKKPITPQPDEINQNPRARSAKLRLAERSASQHPRLKHGGFVPPFQVADQL